Proteins encoded by one window of Kribbella italica:
- a CDS encoding TetR/AcrR family transcriptional regulator gives MEQSEAGRRDVVLESALDTFTRFGYRKTSMEEVARQARISRPGLYFLFASKEALFREAVTRALELDLAAAEEILAATDRPLQRRLVDAFDQWTGRYLGPIKRDLAGVVDEHPELLGAIVETAPKRFEKLVTDAIAAVSGTESARQVAQTLISASVGLKYQVRTRSAYRKRLAVAVELLTGSL, from the coding sequence ATGGAGCAATCGGAGGCCGGACGGCGCGACGTCGTTCTCGAGTCGGCGCTGGACACGTTCACGCGGTTCGGCTACCGCAAGACCTCGATGGAGGAGGTGGCGCGGCAGGCCCGGATCTCCCGGCCGGGTCTGTACTTCCTGTTCGCGTCGAAGGAAGCCTTGTTCCGGGAGGCTGTCACGCGAGCGCTGGAGCTGGACCTCGCCGCGGCCGAAGAGATCCTGGCCGCGACCGACCGGCCCCTGCAGCGGCGGCTGGTCGACGCGTTCGACCAGTGGACCGGGCGCTACCTCGGGCCGATAAAGCGAGACCTCGCCGGCGTCGTCGACGAGCATCCGGAGTTGCTCGGGGCAATCGTCGAGACCGCGCCAAAGCGGTTCGAGAAGCTGGTCACGGACGCGATCGCCGCCGTCTCGGGCACGGAGTCGGCCCGCCAGGTGGCGCAGACGCTGATCAGCGCGTCGGTCGGACTGAAGTACCAGGTGCGGACGCGATCGGCGTACCGGAAACGGCTCGCCGTCGCGGTCGAGCTGCTCACCGGCTCTCTTTGA